A single region of the Ascaphus truei isolate aAscTru1 chromosome 6, aAscTru1.hap1, whole genome shotgun sequence genome encodes:
- the OTUD3 gene encoding OTU domain-containing protein 3 has product MSRKQTVRTRPGKKAEVERKRDERAARRALAKERRNRAGEPGDAEEFASFANQLQILGLRLREVPGDGNCLFRALGDQLEGHSRNHLKHRQETVDYMVKHRHDFEPFVEDDVPFDRHAANLAQPGTFAGNDAIVAFARNNQVNVVIHQLNNPLWQIRGTEKASFRELHIAYRYGEHYDSVRHFHDNTETPANLQTEMFSKEESNWKDKRRSNLQDDMSELQGDAVQKVRNATGCADASLILQSLEAESYNIESAILAILQIEELKHIVDADPDSMAEGVDPQYTPGSWDRNEYGNSETLGPENSSQGLSNQKTQNQQDKANTNRARHNQPEGERRNTREDENKANGTHGQQKVSNKQRKEQQRQQKKRRQEERHRQKVQESSTDNNRQEADSDPARVTVVKALAALNI; this is encoded by the exons ATGTCCCGCAAGCAGACTGTGCGTACCCGGCCCGGCAAGAAGGCCGAGGTGGAGCGCAAGAGAGACGAGAGGGCGGCGCGTCGGGCCCTTGCCAAAGAACGCAGGAACCGGGCTGGAGAGCCCGGGGACGCCGAGGAGTTCGCCAGCTTCGCAAACCAACTGCAGATTCTGGGACTCCGGCTGCGGGAGGTGCCGGGAGACGG taactgcttgTTCCGTGCTCTGGGAGACCAACTGGAGGGTCATTCCCGAAACCACCTGAAGCATCGCCAGGAGACGGTGGATTATATGGTCAAACACCGTCATGATTTTGAACCTTTTGTAGAAGACGACGTACCCTTTGATAGACATG CTGCTAACTTGGCACAGCCTGGCACCTTTGCTGGCAATGATGCTATCGTGGCTTTTGCCCGGAATAATCAAGTGAATGTGGTGATTCACCAGCTCAATAACCCATTGTGGCAG ATCCGAGGGACGGAGAAGGCCAGTTTCCGTGAGCTGCACATTGCTTACCGATATGGTGAACACTATGACAGTGTACGGCACTTCCATGATAACACAGAGACGCCGGCAAACCTACAGACGGAG ATGTTTTCCAAAGAAGAATCAAATTGGAAGGACAAACGAAGGTCAAACCTTCAGGATGACATGTCGGAGCTGCAGGGCGATGCAGTGCAGAAAGTGCGTAACGCCACCGGCTGTGCA GACGCCAGTCTTATCCTGCAGAGCTTGGAGGCTGAAAGCTACAATATTGAATCTGCCATTCTCGCCATCCTGCAGATAGAGGAACTAAAACATATTG TTGATGCTGATCCAGACAGCATGGCAGAGGGGGTTGACCCGCAGTACACACCTGGTTCTTGGGACAGGAATGAATATGGAAACTCAGAAACCCTTGGACCAGAGAACTCCAGCCAAGGATTAAGTAACCAGAAGACCCAGAACCAACAGGACAAGGCCAACACAAACCGTGCTCGGCACAACCAGCCGGAGGGAGAGCGGAGAAATACCAGGGAGGACGAGAATAAAGCGAATGGAACCCATGGCCAGCAAAAG GTGAGTAACAAGCAAAGGAAGGAGCAGCAGCGACAACAGAAGAAGCGGCGTCAGGAGGAGCGTCACCGACAGAAGGTGCAGGAGAGCAGCACCGATAACAACAGGCAAGAGGCCGACTCCGACCCCGCGCGGGTAACTGTGGTGAAGGCTTTGGCCGCCCTGAACATCTGA